In Bradyrhizobium sp. WD16, the genomic stretch TTCTGGCTGCGAGATTGTCTCGAATGTGGGGTTGATGATGCAGCTGCAGTCCATCTGGGTGCCTGTCGTCGCACTGGCTCTTGTCGTGCCGACGGTTCGTTCGGCATCGGCGGCCAGTCCCGTCAATGGCGAGCGCATCGCCAAGCGATGGTGTTCAAGCTGTCACGCCGTTGAAGCGGCTCAAAGGTCGACCAGCACCGAGGCGCCGCCGTTTTCGAGCATTGCCAGGAACCGCAATCTCGATGGTCCGCGGATCGCCTTCTACCTGCTCAATCCTCATCCGCAGATGCCTGATTTCGGCCTGTCGCGCGATGTGGCGTCGGATCTCGCCGCCTACATCCTCAAGCAACGGTGAGGTGACCGGCCGGAACGTTTGCGCCACGGACGCGTTGAAGGTGCATCATCGATTGTGACTTCGAAAGTTGTTCCTGTCGGCCGCCTGGGCTGTCCCCCGCCCGGGCGGCCATTTTTTGCACGCGTTTTGCACGCGCGATTTTCCTGCGTCCTTCCAGCGGGCTATGGATTGCTGTTGATTGCAATCCAACCCCGAGCCTTCGTCGACCGAATGTTCGACCGGCGAAGCGCGCGGACCGATGACACGGACCTGCCCACCCTTGCGTCGAAAAGCGTGGGCGATGCCATTTCCGATTCCGCTGGCGCCGCCGGCCGCAAGAATGATTTTTCCGCCGAAGTCGAGTTTGTCCATGCCGCCCCCCCCTTGTCCACTGAGAAGAGTCCATGGAGAAGTTTGTTGCGACCGCACCTTCGCTGCGCCGCAGCGCGAGGAGTCGGTCACGATGTGCCTCGTCTTTGCACTGCATCATGAGCGTGCGCCTTGCGCAGGCACACATTGCGGCAATGGAATTGATCCTGGTCAATTTGCTACGCTGCGTCCCACCAAAGACACGACATGAATTCAGGTGCGGGGATGGCGCCGCGATTCAAATCGTGTTTGATACGCGACCGGCTGGTTGCGGCGCCGGGATGGTGAGGCCGCGACATCAGATCCTGCCGAGAGCTCGCCGTGACAGCTCGCGTCTGGGCGGGAGCCAAATTCGATGAGGGTTATCGTGAAATCGTCTGCACGCGAAAATTTCCGCATGTCCGCATCTTCCGCTATTCCGCGCGGACTGGCTCTGCTGCGGGATCCGTTGCTCAACAAGGGAATCGCATTTTCGCTCGCCGAACGCGATGCGCTCGGCCTGCGCGGCCTGTTGCCGCCGCACGTCATGACGCTCGAGCAGCAGGCCGATCGCTTCATGAAGAATCTGCGCGGCCTGTCGGGCGATCTCGACAAGTTCGTGGCGCTCAACGCCCTGCGCGATCGCAACGAGACGTTGTTCCTGCGCGTGGTCTGCGACAACATCGACGAGATTCAGCCGCTGATCTATACACCGACCGTGGGGCTCGCCTGCCAGAAATTCGGCGACATCTGGCAGCGTCCGCGCGGCCTCTATATCAGCGCCGGTGATCGCGGACACATCGCCGAGGTGCTCGCCAACTGGCCGCACGCGGCGCGGCTGATCGTCGTGACCGATGGCGAACGGATTCTCGGCCTCGGCGATCTCGGCGCCAGCGGCATGGGCATCCCGGTCGGCAAGCTGTCGCTCTATGCGGCCTGTGCCGGCGTCCACCCAGCATTGTGCCTGCCGGTGATGCTGGATGTCGGCACCAACAACCCCGACCTGCTCAAGGACAAGAATTATATCGGCCTGCGCCAGAATCGGCTGCGGGGCGGCGAATACGACGATTTCCTGGAAGAATTCATGAGCGCGGCGCAGCAGGCCTTCCCCGGCGTGCTGATCCAGTTCGAGGATTTCGCCAATCACAATGCGTTCCGCCTGCTGCACAGGTATCGCGAGCAGGCCTGCGTCTTCAACGACGACATCCAGGGCACTGCCGCGGTCGCGCTCGCTGGCGTCTTCTCCGCGCTGCGCGTCACCGGCGGCAAGCTCAACGACCAGAAGCTGCTGTTCCTCGGCGCCGGCGAGGCCGCTACCGGCATCGCCGACCTCGTCGTCGCGGCCATGGTGGCGCAGGGGGCGAGCGAAACCGATGCACGGCGCCGGATCTGGCTGATGGATTCGCGCGGTCTGGTGGTCTGGGCGCGCAACGATCTCGCCGAACACAAACTGGGCTACGCCCATGACCATCCCCCGGTCGGCGACTTCCTGAGCGCGATCCGTGAGCTCAGGCCGACCGCAATCATCGGCGTCTCGGCCGTCGGCGGCACCTTTACTCCGGAGGTGCTCAAGACCATGGCCGAACTCAACGATCGGCCGATCGTGTTCGCGCTGTCCAATCCGACATCCAAGGCCGAGTGCAGTGCCGAGGAGGCCTATCGACATACCGGCGGCACGGCGCTGTTTGCCTGCGGCAGCCCCTATGATCCGGTCACCTTCGACAGCCGCATCTTCGTGCCGCGCCAGGGCAACAACTCATATATCTTCCCCGGCGTCGGCCTCGGCGCCATCGCCAGCGGCGCCACACGCATCACCGACGAGATGTTCATGGCCGCCGCGCGCACCCTGGCCGATCTCGTCACCGATGCCGACCGCGCCCAGGGCAGCCTCTACCCGGCGCTGCCGCGGATCCGGGAAGTCTCCTGCCGGATCGCGGTCGAAGTCGCCAAGGTCGCCTATCAGCGCGGTGTCTCGACGGGACGGCAGCCGGACGATGTGCTGGAGCGCGTCCGCTCGCAGATGTTCGAACCGGTCTATCACAGCTATCTGCCGGCATAGCCGCGGCCGGCGATCGCGCAAAGACGCCACACTAGCAGAAGCACAAAGACCTCCGGGCCGGCGCCCGGAGGTCTTTTCGCTGACGCCGGGCTTTGAGCGCGAGTCCCGCGCGAGACGACCGGCTGACCGCGAGAAAATAGATGTCTCAAGCATCAGATGTTGACATTATCGCATCACTAATCACGATACAGAGATGATGATTCATATGCGGGTGGCCCTCGAACAACGGACCGGCCGATGATTACTGCCGCGCAATTACGGGCCGCCCGGGTGCTCCTGGGGATCGACCAGCGGCAGCTCGCCGAAATGTCCGGGCTGTCGGTGCCCACGATCCAGCGCATGGAGGCCAGCGAGAGCATGATCCGGGGCAACGTCGATTCCCTGATGAAGCTGATCGCCGCGCTCGATGGCGCCGGCATCGAATTGATCGATGAGGGGGCCGTGAGCAGTGCCGCCGGTCGAGGCGTCAGGCTGAGGCATCGGGCCGCCGTGGCACCCAGGCCGGCGGGTGGAACGCGGGCACGATCATGATGCAGGCGGTCGCGCTCCAACTTTGGTGCGTGGCGGGCCTGCTGGCCACCGCCATTGTCGCCATCGCCCTGGGCCGGTCGAGGCAGGCAACCGCCGTCGTCTACACCTTGACCCTGACCCTGTCGGCGCTGGCCTGCGCCGCCGCCCTCTCCCATCTGATCCGTGCGCCGACCGTTGCCAGCGAAACGGTGCTCCCGGTCGGGTTGCCGTGGCTCGGAGCTCATTTCCGGCTCGATGCGCTCGCCGCCTTCTTCCTCTTCGTGATCGACCTCGGCGGCATGGTGGCGAGCCTCTATGCTCTCGGCTATGGCAGCCACGAAGAGGCCCCGCATCGTGTGCTGCCGTTCTTCGCTGCCTTCCTCGCCGGCATGAACCTCGTGGTGCTGGCGGATGACGCCTTCAGCTATCTGCTCTGCTGGGAGTTCATGTCGCTGGCGTCATGGGCGCTGGTGCTGGCCCATCACCGCGATCCCGCCAACGCCAGGGCGAGCTACGTCTATCTGGTGATGGCAAGCTTCGGCACGCTGGCGCTGCTGCTCGCCTTCGGCCTGATGGCCGGGCCCGCCGGCGGCTATGGCTTCGCCGCCATGCGTGCCGCCGAGCATCCGCCGACGCTGATGGCTTTTGTGCTGGTCCTGATGCTGCTTGGCGCGGGGTCGAAAGCCGGCCTTGTGCCGCTCCATGTCTGGCTGCCACTCGCCCACCCTGCGGCGCCAAGTCATGTCTCGGCGCTGATGAGCGGCGTCATGACCAAGGTCGCCGTCTACGGCTTCATTCGGGTGATGTTCGATCTCTTGGGACCGCCCACATGGTGGTCGAGCGTTATCGTCCTGTTCCTCGGCGGCATCACGGCGGTGATCGGCATCCTGCATGCCCTGATGGAAAAGGACCTCAAGCGTCTGCTTGCCTACAGCACCATCGAGAACATCGGCGTCATCTTCGTCAGTCTTGGTCTCGCGCTCGCTTTCCAGGCGAACGGCCAGGGCCTCGCCGCGGCGCTGGCCTTCACCGCCGCGCTGTTCCATGTCCTCAATCACTCGTTCTTCAAGAGCCTTTTGTTCTTCGGGGCCGGCGCCGTGCTCAGCGCCACCGGCGAACGCGACATGGAGAAGCTCGGCGGTCTGATCCACCGCATGCCCTCCACCAGCTTCGCCTTCCTGGTCGGTTGCGTCGCGATCTCGGCGCTGCCGCCATTCAACGGTTTCGTCTCGGAGTGGCTGGTATTCCAGGCCATCCTGCAGAGCCCCAGCCTGCCGCAATGGGCGCTCAAGATCATGGCTCCCGGTGTCGGCGCGCTGCTGGCGCTCGCCGCGGCACTGGCGGCCGCCTGCTTCGTCAAGGCGTTCGGCGTCACCTTCCTCGGCCGGCCGCGCAGTCCGATCGCCGAGACCGCCCATGAGGTCGACCGCTTTTCGCTGGCGGCGATGTTCGTTCTGGCGGCGCTCTGTCTGCTCGCCGGCGTCCTGCCGGGCCTGGTGATCGATACCGTTGCGCCGATCACCCAGGGACTGCTCGGCAGCCGGATGCCGACCCAGGCCCACGAGGCCTGGCTGTCGATCGTGCCGATCGCCCAGAGCCGCAGCTCCTATAACGGCCTCCTCGTTCTGCTGTTCATCACGATATCGGCCTCGCTCGCGGTCATGTTCATCCACCGCTTCGCGTCGCATGCCATCCGGCGTGGCCCGGCCTGGGGTTGCGGGTTCACGGATCCGACGCCGGCGGCGCAGTATTCCGGCGTCAGCTTCGCCCAACCGATCCGCCGCGTGTTCGGCACCCTGCTCTTCCGCGCCCGCGAGCGCGTCGAGATGCCGCCGCCCGGCGACGGCGCTCCGGCCCGCCTGACGATCGAGATGCACGACCTGATCTGGGAGCGCCTCTATCTGACTGTGAAGGACGCGGTCTGGTGGGCGGCAGACCGGTTGAACCTGCTGCAGTTCCTCACCATCCGTCGCTATCTCAGCCTGGTCTTCGCGACTCTCGTCGCCCTGCTTCTGGTGCTCGCGATATGGTCCTGATCTCGGATATCGCCGTCCAGGGCGCCCAGATGGCGCTCGTCCTGCTGCTGTCGCCGCTGATGACCGGCTTCGTGCGCAAGGTCAAGGCGCGGCTGTTGCGCCGCCGGGGCGCTTCGATCTTCCAGCCGTATCGCGATCTGCTGCGCCTGCTGCGCAAGGAAGTGGTGCTGGCCGACAATGCATCCTGGCTGTTCCGCGTCACGCCGTACGTGACCTTCGCCGCCATCTGGGTCGCCGCCGCGCTGGTGCCGACCTTCGCCACCGGCCTTCTTTTCAACTGGACCGCGGATCTGATCGCTATCGTCGCGCTGCTCGGCAGCGCCCGCTTCTTCCTGGCGCTCGCCGGCATGGATGTCGGCACGAGTTTCGGCGGCATCGGCTCGAGCCGCGAGGTGATGATCGCGGCCCTGGCCGAGCCCGCCATGCTGCTGATGGTGTTCTGCGTCGCGCTGGTGGCCGGTTCGTCCCAGCTCTCGACCGTGGCCACCTTCATGGCCTCCTCCGAGGTCGGCCTGCGTGTGTCGCTCGGCATGGCGATGATCGCCCTCGTCATGGTGGCGATCGCCGAGAATGCCCGCATCCCGGTCGACAATCCGGCGACCCATCTCGAACTCACCATGGTCCATGAGGCCATGATCCTGGAATATTCCGGGCGGCATCTCGCCATGATCGAGTTCGGCGCCTTCCTCAAGCTCCTGCTCTACATTTCGCTGATCGTCTGCGTCTTCTTTCCCTGGGAGGTGACGACCATCGGCGCCGGACCGCTGCACTACCTGATCAGCACCGCGGCCTATCTGGTCAAGATCGCGATCGCCGGCACGCTGCTGGCGCTGTTCGAGACCGCGACGGCGAAGATGCGGGTGTTCCGCGTGCCGGCGTTCCTCGGCGCGGCGCTCATGCTCGGCCTTCTCGGCACACTCCTGCTGTTCGTGTCACGGAGCCTGTGATGCACGACATCTCCTTCGACATCGCCCATATGCTCGCAGGCGGCCTCGTTCTGATCAGCTTCATGATGCTGTATCAGGACCGGCTCTACGCGCTCTTGAACATTTTCGCAGTGCATGCGGTGCTGCTGGCCTGTTCCGTGGCCTGGCAGGCCTATGTCCAGAACGCGCCTCATCTCTACGTCACCGCCGCGATCGCGCTGGTGTTCAAGGCCATCATCATTCCGGTGGCGCTGCATCGCATGATCAGGCAGATGGGCATTCATCGCGACATCGAGAACGCGGTCGGCATCGGCATGACCATGCTCGCCGGCATGGGACTCGTCGCCCTGTCGATGGTGCTGATGCTCCGCGTCACCAGCGCGGCGGACCCGCTTGCCCGCGAAGACCTCGCCTTCGCCCTCTCGGTCGTGCTGCTGGGGCTTCTGGTGATGGTGACGCGCCGCAACGCTGTCAGTCAGGTGGTCGGCTTCATGTCGCTCGAAAACGGGCTGGTGCTGGCCGCGACCGGCGCCAAGGGCATGCCGCTGGTGGTGGAGATCAGCGTCGCGTTCTCGATCCTGATCGCCTTCATCGTCATCGGCGTCTTCCTGTTCCGCATCAGGGAGCGGTTCGACACGGTCGACGTCGGCGCCCTCGACGACTTCCGTGGAGAACGTCGATGAGCCTGTCATCCATCGATCCGGTCGGCGCCGTCCTGCTGATCCCGATCGGCGCTGCGGCGCTGCTCGCCATCCTGCCCGGCTATCGCGTCACCGCGCGGCTCAACATCGTCGCCAGCCTGCTGACGTTCCTCGCGGCGCTGTCGCTGTTCGTGGTCGACCGGCCGCCGGCCGGCCAATATCTGCTGGTCGACGACCTGAACATCGTCTTCATCGTCCTCAACACCTTCGTCGGCTTCACCACCAGCATCTTCAGCGCGAGCTACATCGCCCATGAGCTCGAGACCGGCCGGCTGACGCCGACCTATCTGCGCTTCTACCACGCCATGTACCAGACCATGATGTTCGGCATGAACCTCGCGTTCGTGTCCAACAATATCGGCCTGATGTGGGTGGCGATCGAGGTGGCGACGCTGACGACGGTGCTGATGGTCGGCATCTACCGCACCCACGCCGCGCTGGAAGCCGCCTGGAAATATTTCATTCTCGGCAGCGTCGGCATCGCCCTGGCGCTGTTCGGCACCATCCTCGTCTATATGGCGGCGCGGCCGGTCCTCGGCGAAGGCCAGGACGCCATGGTCTGGACGGTGCTGATCGAACGCGCCGCGGCGTTCGATCCCGCCCTGCTCAACGTCGCCTTCGTCTTTCTGCTGCTCGGCTATGGCACCAAGGTCGGCCTGGCGCCGCTGCACGCATGGCTGCCGGATGCCCATGCCGAAGGCCCGACGCCGATCTCCGCGGTGCTATCGGGACTGCTGCTCAACGTCGCGCTCTACGCCGTGCTGCGCTTCAAGATCCTGCTCGCCGCCAGCCCGGATGCCATGGCGCCGGGGCCGCTGATGGTGATCATGGGGCTGGTCTCGCTGATCTTCGCCGCCTTCATGCTCTACCGCCGCAGCGACATCAAACGCCTGTTCGCCTATTCCTCGATCGAGCACATGGGCATCATCGTCTTTGCCTTCGGCATGGGCGGTCCGCTGGCCAATTTCGCCGGGCTGCTCCACATGGTGATGCACAGCCTGACCAAGTCGGCGATCTTCTATGCAGTCGGTCATGTCGCGCAGGTCAAGGGCACCCAGCGCATCACCGAGATCCGCGGTCTCACCGAAACCCACCCCGCGCTCGGCTGGGGTCTCGTGCTCGGCGTCGTCGCCATCGCCGGCCTGCCGCCGCTCGGCATCTTCATGAGCGAATTCCTGGTGGTCAGCTCGACCTTCGCCCGCCAGCCGCTGCTGGCTATCGCGCTGGTATTCGGTCTGCTGCTCGCGTTCGGCGCGCTCACCCTGCGTCTGACCGGCGTCGCCTTCGGCGAGCCGCGCGGCAGCACCAGGCCGGCCGAGGCTTCCTACGTGCCGATGTTCGCCCACCTGTCGCTGGTGCTGATGGCCGGAATCTACCTGCCCGCCCCGCTGGTGACGTGGTTCCAGCACGTGGCGAGCCGTCTTGGTTAGCGGGGAGGCAACGCCATGTCAGCGCTGAGCGATCTCATCCGTCAGGGCCGTGTCGTCGGCGAGCACAAGCCGTGGCCGCGCGTACGGGTCGACCTCGCGGTCTGGAGCCTCGCCGCCAATGGCCTCGCCGACGGGCGGTTCAGCCTGCTCGGGTTGTGGGGCGAAACCGCCACGGTCCATCTGGCATTGCTCGACGCCGACAGCGCCGAGGTCGCCGTGATCAGCCTGCCCTGCCCGAAGGGGCAGTTTCCGTCGATCGCCAGGTATCACCTGCCGGCGCTGCGACTGGAGCGGACCATCCATGACCTGTTCGGTCTCATCGCCGAGGGCTCGCCCGACAGCCGGCCCTGGCTCGACCACGGCCGCTGGGGGATGCGGCTCCCGCTGGCCGCCGAGCATCCGGTGCAGGCAACCGCGCCCTACCCCTTCCTGCCTGCCGAGGGCGACAGCCTCCACCAGATCGCCGTCGGCCCGGTCCATGCCGGCATCATCGAGCCGGGACATTTCCGCTTCACGGCAAGCGGCGAGACTGTGGTGAGATTGGAGCAGCGGCTCGGCTATACCCACAAGGGTGTCGAGGGGCTGATGGCCGGTGCCGAACTCGGGCAGGCCATGCGCCTCGCGGGCCGCGTCTCCGGCGATAGCACGGTCGCCTACGCCCTTGCCTTCGCGCGGGCGCTGGAAGCCGCTCTCGAGATCGAGGTGCCGTCCAGGGCGGTCTGGCTGCGCGCGCTGATGGCCGAGCTCGAGCGCCTCGCCAACCACCTCGGCGATATCGGTGCGATCTGCAACGACGCCGCCTTTGCCCTGATGCTGGCCCATTGCGGAGTGTTGCGCGAGGATGTCCTGCGCGCCGCCGATGCCGTCTTCGGGCACCGCTTGATGCGCGACGTCATCGTGCCGGGCGGCATCGCCCGCGACATCGCCGCCGGCGGAGCGGCGAGGATCCGCGTCACGCTCGACACCATCCGCCGTCGCTTCAAGGCGCTGGTGGACCTCTACGACAACACGGCGTCGCTTCAGGACCGGACCGTCGGCACCGGAATCATCTCGGCGGCGCTGGCCCGGCAATATGCCGCCGGCGGCTATGTCGGGCGTGGCGCCGGCCGCGCCTTCGATGCGCGACGAACGCTGGCCTATGCGCCCTATGACCGCCTGCACTTCGAAGTGCCGGTGCTGGCGGACGGTGACGTCAATGCGCGGGTCTGGATCCGCATCCGCGAAGTCGAGCAGAGCCTGTCGCTGATCGTGCAGATCCTCGCCGGGTTGCCCGATGGCCCGCTCCAGGTCGTGGCGCAGCCGCCGAGGGAGCCGCGCGAGGGCATGGCGATCGTCGAATCCTTCCGCGGTGACGTGCTGGCGTGGTTGCGGATCAATGACGGCCGGATCGAGCGCGCGCATTTGCGCGATCCGTCCTGGTTCCAGTGGCCGCTGCTCGAGGCGGCGATTGAAGGCAACATCGTCGCCGACTTCCCGCTCTGCAATAAATCGTTCAACTGCTCCTATTCGGGCGCGGATCTGTAGAGGGCCGCACGTCATGCGCAAGCTGCTGTTCCCGAGCCTCTTTCGTCGGCCGCTCACCGAGGCGTCGCCGGGCCTCGACGAGGCCGCGGTGGCCGAGATCGCCGGTGCGGTCGGCCGTGCCGCGCGGCGCCGCCTCGGCCGCAGTCTGTCGATCCGGGAAGTCGATGCCGGCTCGTGCAACGGCTGCGAGCTGGAGATCCACGCGCTCAACAACGCCTATTACGACGTCGAGCGCTTCGGCATCCGCTTCGTCGCCTCACCGCGCCACGCCGATGTCCTGCTGGTCACCGGCCCCGTAACCATGAACATGCGCGAGGCCTTGCTGCGCACCTATGAAGCGACGCCGGATCCGAAATGGGTCGTCGCTGTCGGGGATTGCGGCCGCGGCGGCGGCTGCTTCGCCGGCAGCTATGGCGTGGTCGGCGGCGTCGCCGAAGTCATTCCGGTGGATCTGCACATTCCGGGCTGCCCGCCGACGCCGACCGCGCTGCTCAAGGGCCTGCTCGCCCTGCTCGACCAGGTGGACAGCAAGGCGTCGGCCTGAGATCGCGGCTAACGCGTCCTGACCGCGCTGCGGACGGATGTCTTGGCCTTTGACGATGGGGTCGCGCCGCGCTTCGGCCGGCCCGCGGGCGTCGGATGCGCCAGGCGCTCCTTGAGCCGGTTGAACGCGGCGCGCGACCGCGAGCCAGGCGAGCTGCCTGACTGCACCTGCAACCGGAGGTCGCTTGTCCGAGAGGGCGCGTTGGTCGCCTGTCCTTCCTGGGGCAAGTGGTTGATCGTGCGATGAAATGTTTCTTTCTATTGCTGACGTCGGGTCTCGTTGTGGCAACTCTTCTGATCGGTCCGCCATGGCGGGTCGTCTGCGACAAGGGCGCGGTCGAGGCCCTGTTCGCACAGTGCCGGCACCGGTGACTTCAGCGAGAGGTGGCGGACCGTGAGGGCCGTCAGGCGCCGGGGTCGCCCGCAAGCGGCAGGCCGCTGTAGCGCCGCCGGCCGCCTCAAGAGCGCCCGGTCGTGCTCTCGATCCAGTCGAGGCATCGATCCGGCCACGCCGCCACATCACCGCCGTGGATGCCGAGGCCGAACCCGTGACCTCCCTGGTCGCAGATCAGAGCTTCAGCGGCGATATTGGCGGCGCGCAGGGCCTCAAGATAGGCCTTGCTGTTGTCGAATTTCGCCACGGTGTCGTCCCGCGCATGGACGACAAAGGTCGGAGACAAGCTTGCAGGGAGATCCCGCTCGAACGAATAGCGTTCGACCATGGCTGCCGATGCCGAGTTGCCGAGCAGAGCATTGCGCGATCCCGCATGAGTGAGACGCCGATCCATCGAGATCACGGGATAGACGAGAATGGCGAAGGCGGGCGGTTCGGCAGCCCGCGAGGCCCATGCAGCCATGTGACCTCCGGCCGAAAAGCCCATGACGCCGATCCGGTCCGGGTTGATGGCCCAGGCCGCAGCATGGGTTCGGGTCAACACCAGCGCCTGGTCGAGATCGGCCATCGGCCATGGCAGCCCCTCCCCGGTCAGATCCGGCCGCGGCAGGCGATATTTGACAACGATGCCGGCGACCCCTCTGGCCGCAAACCAGCGAGCAACGTCGTAGCCTTCCTTGTCGATGGTGACACCGGCATAGCCGCCGCCCGGACAGATCACGATAGCGGCTCCCGACGATCGTTCCTCGGGCGGCAGAAAGACCGTCATCGACGGCCGGGCGACGAACCGCACCGATCGGTTGGGACGGCCGGCGCCGCGTTCCTCGATTCGATCGCGCTCGATCGATGCAGACTCCCCGGCGCCCAGGGGCAACTCCAGCGGCAGCTCGCCGTCGCCCGTCGTCGTCCAGGACGATCCGAGCTGGAGGACCTCGAGCAGGATTTTCTCGATTTCGCCGAACCGGGCCTGATCGAGCCGTGGCGTCGCCGGTTCAGCAGGCAGGACGACGACCCGATCCGGATCGATCCCCCGCCGCTTGATCGCATCGGCCCGCTGCGCGGCCGTCGCCACGATCAGGCGGCGACAGCTGCGGCGCAGCAACCGGCCTGGCGGCGCAGCGCCAGTGTGGCGAATGTCCGCCACGACGCCGATTCCGAGCAGATTGGCGAGGACGGCCCCCCAGTCCGTCCGGCGCGACGGCAACGAGTAGACCAGCGCCGGCCGTTCCGACCGGAGTCGTCGCGCCAGTCGCATCAGTTCCGTCGACCGGCCCGCTCCGACGCTCCACGGCTCCGGCGCAAACCACTTGGGACTGAGTTGATCGATCAATCCGCCAGCACTGCGGCGCGCCGCCTCGTCCATTCCGTCGGCCAGAACAGCGATCCGGAACGGCGACGGAGACTGCATCTGTGGAGCGAGCACGGCCGGCGTGGTCAACGAATCTTTCCCTTGCGTCAGATCACGTCGGCGAAGCCGCGCTTGGTGCGCATGAAGAAGGCGTAGCCCGAGGCGGCGACGACGATTCCGGCCGCGAACACCGCGCCAAACCTGCCCCATGCGGGAGCACGCCCCAGCAGGACGACACTGCGCGCGTCGTCGACCAGAGCGGCCAGCGGATTGAGATCGAAGAAGAAGCGGAATTGCGGCGGAACGCTGCTTAGCGAATAGAAGATTGCGCTGGCAAACATCATCACCACCAGCAACAGCGGCACGGCCGCGTTGATATCCCTGACGAACACCCCGAGGCTCGACAGCAGCCAGCTGAGCCCCAATGCAAGGCAGATCAAGGGCACGAGCACGAGCGGCAGCAGCGCCACGGTGGCCGGAACGGAGCCGCGCACCAACAGGACACCGCAGAAGAACGGAACGAAGCTGATGACCATCTGCAGCAGCGCGGCGGCCACCGCTGACAGCGGCAGGATCTCGAGCGGAAACACCACCTTGGTGACGAAGTTCGGCCTGGACAGGATCAATGTCGGAGCGCGCCCGAGCGATTCCGCGAAGAAGTCGAAGAGGATCAGGCCGCAGAACAGCGACAGCACGAAGTCGAGTTTGCTGCCACCGGCGCCGCTCCCCAACTGGGGCTGCAGGATGAAGCCGAAGACGACGACATAGACCGTCAGCATCCCCAAGGGGCGAAGCAGCGACCAGAACACGCCGAGATAGGAGCCGCGGTAGCGCGCCAGGATATCCCGCAAGGTGAATTGCCGAAGCAAGGTGCCATGGCTGGCCAGCGCGCGCACGATCTCCCACGGCAACAGCAATTGCGGCCAGGACAGCCGATCGCCCGAGCGCTGCATCGCCAAAGTCATAGGTCGCCTTCTGTCGCGAAATGTGCCCTTCGGG encodes the following:
- a CDS encoding NADH-quinone oxidoreductase subunit C, whose protein sequence is MSALSDLIRQGRVVGEHKPWPRVRVDLAVWSLAANGLADGRFSLLGLWGETATVHLALLDADSAEVAVISLPCPKGQFPSIARYHLPALRLERTIHDLFGLIAEGSPDSRPWLDHGRWGMRLPLAAEHPVQATAPYPFLPAEGDSLHQIAVGPVHAGIIEPGHFRFTASGETVVRLEQRLGYTHKGVEGLMAGAELGQAMRLAGRVSGDSTVAYALAFARALEAALEIEVPSRAVWLRALMAELERLANHLGDIGAICNDAAFALMLAHCGVLREDVLRAADAVFGHRLMRDVIVPGGIARDIAAGGAARIRVTLDTIRRRFKALVDLYDNTASLQDRTVGTGIISAALARQYAAGGYVGRGAGRAFDARRTLAYAPYDRLHFEVPVLADGDVNARVWIRIREVEQSLSLIVQILAGLPDGPLQVVAQPPREPREGMAIVESFRGDVLAWLRINDGRIERAHLRDPSWFQWPLLEAAIEGNIVADFPLCNKSFNCSYSGADL
- a CDS encoding NADH-quinone oxidoreductase subunit B family protein; the protein is MRKLLFPSLFRRPLTEASPGLDEAAVAEIAGAVGRAARRRLGRSLSIREVDAGSCNGCELEIHALNNAYYDVERFGIRFVASPRHADVLLVTGPVTMNMREALLRTYEATPDPKWVVAVGDCGRGGGCFAGSYGVVGGVAEVIPVDLHIPGCPPTPTALLKGLLALLDQVDSKASA
- a CDS encoding alpha/beta hydrolase, which codes for MTTPAVLAPQMQSPSPFRIAVLADGMDEAARRSAGGLIDQLSPKWFAPEPWSVGAGRSTELMRLARRLRSERPALVYSLPSRRTDWGAVLANLLGIGVVADIRHTGAAPPGRLLRRSCRRLIVATAAQRADAIKRRGIDPDRVVVLPAEPATPRLDQARFGEIEKILLEVLQLGSSWTTTGDGELPLELPLGAGESASIERDRIEERGAGRPNRSVRFVARPSMTVFLPPEERSSGAAIVICPGGGYAGVTIDKEGYDVARWFAARGVAGIVVKYRLPRPDLTGEGLPWPMADLDQALVLTRTHAAAWAINPDRIGVMGFSAGGHMAAWASRAAEPPAFAILVYPVISMDRRLTHAGSRNALLGNSASAAMVERYSFERDLPASLSPTFVVHARDDTVAKFDNSKAYLEALRAANIAAEALICDQGGHGFGLGIHGGDVAAWPDRCLDWIESTTGRS
- a CDS encoding ABC transporter permease is translated as MTLAMQRSGDRLSWPQLLLPWEIVRALASHGTLLRQFTLRDILARYRGSYLGVFWSLLRPLGMLTVYVVVFGFILQPQLGSGAGGSKLDFVLSLFCGLILFDFFAESLGRAPTLILSRPNFVTKVVFPLEILPLSAVAAALLQMVISFVPFFCGVLLVRGSVPATVALLPLVLVPLICLALGLSWLLSSLGVFVRDINAAVPLLLVVMMFASAIFYSLSSVPPQFRFFFDLNPLAALVDDARSVVLLGRAPAWGRFGAVFAAGIVVAASGYAFFMRTKRGFADVI